A single window of Ornithorhynchus anatinus isolate Pmale09 chromosome 3, mOrnAna1.pri.v4, whole genome shotgun sequence DNA harbors:
- the C3H10orf143 gene encoding uncharacterized protein C10orf143 homolog, translating into MEGAGRRRRGPEASEQLGAAGDAKRVCRHLESAAAEDRPVELWGPERQSPLPGFGREAAPGNPPGKPNAMTFPSQGRRPGHPCLRCLAGESGHFNHTSN; encoded by the exons atggagggggcggggcggcggcgacgGGGGCCCGAGGCCTCGGAGCAGCTGGGAGCCGCCGGGGACGCG AAACGAGTATGCAGACATTTGGAAAGCGCGGCCGCCGAGGACCGTCCCGTGGAGTTGTGGGGCCCGGAGCGCCAGTCGCCGCTCCCCGGCTTCGGCCGGGAAGCCGCTCCAGGAAATCCGCCCGGGAAGCCAAACGCGATG ACGTTTCCAAGCCAGGGAAGGCGGCCTGGCCACCCTTGCCTACGCTGTCTCGCCGGAGAATCC